TGGAGCAGCTTCTAGCTGTTCAGAATGCTATTTCTCAAGCTGAACAGTTCATCCAGGATGGAAACATTATCCTCCTCAAGTTTCGTGCCTTGCTGTTGTCCATTTTCCCACAGGTTACTCTCTGTCACTCTCCTCGCGGGCCagcatgtcttatcttttctaatttttaccTTCTTCATATGTCATAAATCATAAGTGCATTAGGAGTATAATTACACGTCATTTCTCCATGTTCTATTCAAATTACTCAACTGCATGCTGCTTTTTGGTGTTTATGTAATTACAAGGCAAGCGAGAAATTTGCGTTCACTCTCCTGTGTGTTGCTTTGATCGTCTTTTTCGTACCTAGCAAGTACATTACTCTGTTGATCTTTTTGGAGACATTTACAAGATATTCACCTCCAAGGAAAGCAAGCACAGAAAGATGGACAAGGAGATTAAGAGAGTGGTGGTTCAGTATACCGGCAGCTCCTGTTGTTcttgaaagagaaaaggaagacaaaaagaagaagtaatggTGTTCCCTTTTATACATGTACAGAGTTATGTTTCCACAGAATCATCTGTGCGAGTGTAAATCTCAACCACGGAAGAAGACTCATTATTAGGAAAACAAAGAGTTTAAAAAGTTCATGTTTTACTGCTTCAAGGACTTGTTTAGTTTCAACGAATGCGTGTTTCTTGGAAAGGGTTTCCAtgtaaaatgaattattttatattctttattaGTGTTATAAAATATGAGCTGTACAGCATTTtcttttggttatgttatgaaaataatttattactaatttatttttttaattgtatgatGGATAATAAAGTTggtggatgaaattgaaagaaaatttaattttataaattattttaaataaaataaataataattaaaagaatagagattaaatataatatataaaagaataaggataaaatttaataaataaaaaaaattcaattaagatatggataagaggaaaaaaaataaaattaaatcttaaaagaatggaatttaaaaaaaaaatcaaaatgaaatataaaataataaaaaaaaattaaggattaaatttgatattattaataaataacaaaatagttttgaattttttttctagctttttagaaagtgttttctaaaataaaaaacttttctagaaagtaaattaattttttttaattaaaaaatatttttcattaattaacttttctaataataaataaacacataaaaaattcaaaaaaaaatctaaaaaattaagcacTCTCCATGACCACATTAGTTTCGTCATCTTAGTACTGTTCCTTTAGATTGCTAAAGCTAGATCCAGAACTGGATCCTAAATAATTTAGGAACACTTAGCTTAgctaactaaaaaataaaaaagaatctgaTCGAATTCGAATTACACTTGCATGCATGGAGAAAAACAGCTGTTCTGAATCTTTGTCTTATCAAAgagtatatgtatatatgttcgatttcaacaatatatgtattattttctaACGGTAATTCCCACTTTACTTGAGGTGAAATCAACTGTACGTAAAATATTGAAACGGCACGCTTTCTTGTTGGAACTGTAGCAGCTGCCGTTTATCCTCATTGAGCTGTCGTCATCTTTACAATCCATAGCTTTgctataatttaaatttgaaacaaaCGTAAAATTCTCGATATGGTTTTCTTTTGCAGACatgaacacaaaaaataattactacctCATACAAAAGCAATGTACTTTGCAAACCAAGAATATCAGTATTTTCCCTTAATTAATGATGGtgcaactatatatatatatatgcatggtAAAAAGGTTACAAGCATTAATTCTCAAGAACAATGAGCAAATCTCAACTACTTATACACATAACGAAATGAAACATCGTTTAACACTTTAtttctgaaattgaaaaaaagtttgaattataGGTACGTATCAGAGCTTTTATTGACACTAAAACCAGAAGAAGATTCTGCCAAGAGACTGTCTTCTCTCCAGAAtcagaagaaagaaaactaaTATTACCCGCAGAACTCATTAATCTTCACCTCCAAGGCAGAAGGTGCTGAGATCATATTTGgagaaggaaagaaataaaGGATCCGTAGTGTAGTTATTATAGCATGGCTGGTTTGCGCATAGAAACTCAGCTAAATTAGGTGTAAATATTGGAATATTAGTAATGTAATTAAAACGTTGTCCACGATCACCAATGCTCCCATAATTCTCATGATCAGTAATAGCTGAAGATGATTCATTATCATCGTTAATCTTCACCTTCTTGTTTTCCTCCTTCGCCACCACCCTATTACcattttctttccttgcttGAGGTGCCGACGGGTCATCCCCGGACTGCGACAAGCCCGTTAGTTTTTGCACCAATGCCATGAAATCCTTAGGGTTTGTGTGGATGACTTTGGGCGAGTGGGTGTAGATGATCACCGGATGGGGCTTGATGGGACCTGTAACAGCTAGCGAAGACACGGAGGATGAAGATGACGACGGCGGTGatggaaatgattttttgatcATGTGAGAGTCCTTGTTGACTTTCAAGGGTGGTGGTGGGTACATATTCTTGGTCTTTGCTTTGTGATCATGGAGATTTGCTGGGCTCATAATCCCTTTCTTTTTATCACTCTCTAGCTAGCTAGGGCAAAGGGAGGGCCCCTTGCATCAAGTAAGCTTTGAGCGGTgaacaaagataaataaattaattattttgcacCTGAATTTGTGGTTTTgagcggtggtggtggtggtgttgtaGGGGAGGAGGTGGGGgccaacaaataaatattttttttatatatatatatatctagacAGAGAGAGCGCGTGATTTAGGAATGACAGGACGGGTATTATGGTAATGCCAAGTGGATGCGGGAAGGGTATTATGGTAAGTTTGAAATAGGCATGTGAAAAAGGAGTTTGTTGCCTGTTAAGGAGGTTGTTAAAACGGGAGTGCTGATGTTAACACGTGTTCAGGCTACAGGATATTGCGGCAAATCTATATCTGTTTGTTAATTTCTAGGAAGCAAGGATTTATCCTCCTCTTCTACATGATCCTAGGCGCTTTTCTGCACCTAGgatcatatataaatatatatatatatacttacaTAATCTTAAATATGCCCCGCGatgatatcatttttaaaatttatttttatttaattttattgtcatAAAATGGAAAATCTCTTTacaaaatttgtaattttttatttttattttcacacaacatgtcttttttatttattaataacaatgctttttgtaatttaaaaaaaccaggtaattaaaataaatatttataaaaattctaaagaaaAGATGTATTTCTTGAACAaatactctattttttttacaaaagaatatccttttttattagaagcatATATAGTGTTTTAAATGAAAACTAATCATGAAATGTaaaactcaacaaaaaaaaaataatcatgttttgataatttttatacaaatgtatgaaacattaaaagaatagttaattttaaaaaatatataaaaaatcacaataaaatataatatatattattctaatttaatatccatgtaaattttttttaaaaaataattacatattagattcatatataattattttataaaataattgctaatattattataaaaaaatcaaattatatttagaaattatGGTATAGTCATATGATGTATTTCTTGAAATGTACTTTCTTTTGAGTCTAGTTTTTTCATCTTATCTATAGCTAAAAACAAAGCGACGAGTCATTTTCATAAGCTATTTCtgtaaaatttttaatgatttgaatCAAGGAGAAAAAAGTGTATTTCTTGAGCTAAAACTCCCTTTcccttatatatatagacaaaagcatgtttttattagaataatggtacttcaaaatataaaataatcatgatatgaaaagcaagttttaataataaaaaatcatatcttaatAATCTTTGACCAATTAGTTCaagaaaactatataaaaattcataataaaaaacaaataacaaaaattcataataaaaaaaaataacaaaagatatattttattctcattgaatatccatgtgtaattaaaaatacaattgcatattagattcatgtataattattaataaaataattgctaatattttcataaaagttcaaatcttattttaaaaaaatgacagtgtatatatcttttaaaaatattatcataattatttattttaagagaattttaatatatttcaagtaCACAAGATCTAGCTATAACAccgatgatattaaaaataaaacaaggctcgtgagattagtcgaaatatatataaactgatcTGGACACCTACgttaacaataacaacaacaataaggaTGGAAAGTTGTTATTGTCTTTGAAGGTTTTTTATCACAAGATAAAATTTTGGTTAATGCTTTCATAAAAGTGAGCTGCTGctgaaatttcataaaaaattagaaagatataATATACTcttattagtaattttttttgaatgattaaGATGCATGAATGGTAAAATTTACGGggacaataaaatatatctcgTTGTTTTGTGTAATATGTGTTGGAATGAATTAAGGATAAGAAAGTGCTACAAATTTCTCTTACCTCTCTTTACATCATGAACATAATTAGTGAAAATACTGTAATTGAATTTGTAAAATACAGGATGCTACTGGCacatttttctaatatattaaaaattaatttaaaattcttttagtAAGAAGCCTAGTTCAATTTTATAaagaatacataaaaaataattgattttattaactttttttttattattttaagtattCGGACTTGCATGACCTCGATTAATTTTACGGATtctgaaattaatgaccatataaatttttattagtcattatattaataattataaggtttaaacttgaaatatattttttaattctaaatttttattattagacgTCCACTGAATggctgattttattaattttgatcataAATAAGGATGATATCTAACTGTCCAATATCGATATGAAGAATTAATACCTAATTTGAGCAACGTGGACCACGTTCACCAATAATAAATTCTTGATAGGCCCGACCACTAAAGATCTGAAAcatacataataattaattagagaTAGCAAAActcaaatgattaaaaaacagaATTTAAATTAGGACCGCCAAGTTTatcctcattttatttttttcattgattgatatataaacaggtatttttaatatggaataaaaatataattttcaaatatttcgGAGAAATTCAGGTGAGATTAGtactaaataaaagaatatgagAAAACAGCATTGGTAGTTGTTTGGACAAAATAAAACCGTTTGTTAACTAGGAGACCAAGTTCGTTAacttaaaagagtttttttttttttaaaaaaaacgaatgccttttcttattttattgctGACTTGTGGACTTTCATGTTACACACTCTCTCTCCACTATGGAAACACAAAGTCCAGTCTCCTCAAGTTCCCATCTTTAACCGTTAAAATTTCCTTCCAAGTGCTTTTTGAAGGTAACAATTCTCTCACACTTTCCAGGAAATTAATGCCCTTTTGTTCCATGGGGATATACAGTTAGCTATGGATCATGGTATATGAGGATATTATAAACAAGGAAAGTGAAGTTGTACGTTTTgtatttacttgaaaaaatgggAAGAAGAAAGGGTAGGGCCGGTTTCAAAGTTGAAAAGGTTTTGGCGTTCTTTAATCATCTCTTGGAGGAAAAGCCCTCTATTGCTGTCTTAATCCCCTTGCTTTTGGTTTGTTGGGGTATTGAGAAATGGGTTTTCTCTTTCTCCAATTGGGTTCCTCTTGTCGTTGCAATCTGGGCTACTTTTCAGGCAAGTCCTTCAATTCTCTTTTCTCCCGTTTTAACTTGATTAGTTTCGGTCTTAAATGTCTATTTTGGATGGTGATGCAGTTCTTTAGTTTGTATGTTATTATCATTTGTCATTAAACTTTTGTACTTGAAAAGTTTTATATTCTGGGATGTTAAAATTGGGATATACTTTGTTGAATTCTTGAGGTCTTATGAATctcttattcatttattttaaaaaaagctgcTGCTTTTAGGTGTGATTTACCAGAGAAGGACAACTTTATGTTGTTGAAAATCTTTAAATGCAAGTACagtttatattttctaaattatgcACAGGCTTATCACTCTTCCCCCAGTGTAAACAAATGGTTGCGTATGGGTGGTCCAATCTGATTATAATGATTCCCTCTTACCTGTATTTTCTGTCCTTTGCCACAAATGTTGTGATCACTGTTTGTTGTTGCCcacccttttccttttttcggTTAGACTTTTATTCTGGTAAAGTTGACTTTGATTCTAGCAGTGGTTCCTAGATTAACAACAACATTACTTGCATCACTTTTTAGATAAATATGGGTTGCCATTGCAGAGTTAGGTTCCTCTTGTTCTTTCAGCACAGCATGTGAAATGCggtaaaatgaaattattgttttcCCTCTGTAGCATTGCAGTCATCGACAGAAACTTCTTGTGGAAGACCTAAACAAGAAGTGGAAGCGAGTTGTATTGAACACCTCGGtatctcttctttctttgttctcTTCTGTGATTACCCAAAATTTCGTGTTAACTAGGTTCAGTCTAATAATCTATTCACATATTTGCATAGCCAATAACGCCATTGGAACACTGTGAGTGGCTGAACAAGCTGTTGATGGAAATTTGGACCAACTATATGAACCCAAAGCTTGCAACAAGATTCTCCTCCATTGTTGAGGTcaggatttttttattgtttttaattggcTTGTGTCATATAGATTACTTTCACTGAAAATTTTCTATCCTATACCAAGGTTTATTTGTTCATTATTGTCTGAGCTCCAAGATGTCTGATGGCTGTGTTTATATTTATGCCATCTAAATTTCCTTATGATCTTGtttaaaagctaaaagaaaaggcaCATTCCAAATGTCTGCTCTTTGTGGGGTTTTGTGAACGACACAGTGGCAGGACTACAGTTGTGCAGTGGCTTTCTTATACCACAAGAAAATCGTCTAGGAAAATGAAGCTGCAATAAAAGTGATTTCCCATCACACTCTTGTTTCCTAACTTACTAGAAAGGGGCTCTAGAACTCTGAATAATTCCCATTTGTCATAATTTCTTTGGAATCGATCATAAGAATACATAATCATTTGAAAAATGGTGGTTGATTGATTTGGTATCACACTTCCATTTCTATACTACTAGAAAGGGGGCCAAGGCATTGTTCCTACcttttgatatttgtttttgctatttttttgatCTAAATGAACTTTCTCTTGCATATATGAAGGTGTACTCATGCACACACTTGCGTGTATTTATGGTTCTTTGTGAGATCAAACAAAAAAGTTCAACATTTTTCTTTGCAGAAACGTTTAAAACAACACAGGTCGAAGCTCATCGTAAGTGATATGCGTATTTTCTCCTCTATtaatttccatgaaaatataagTTAAGATTAACATTATTGTACATGTTTCCTGAGAAAATATTACCCTTCATGTAGGAAAAAATTGAGTTGCAGGAATTTTCACTTGGTTCATGCCCACC
The sequence above is drawn from the Populus alba chromosome 15, ASM523922v2, whole genome shotgun sequence genome and encodes:
- the LOC118037384 gene encoding VQ motif-containing protein 20, which gives rise to MSPANLHDHKAKTKNMYPPPPLKVNKDSHMIKKSFPSPPSSSSSSVSSLAVTGPIKPHPVIIYTHSPKVIHTNPKDFMALVQKLTGLSQSGDDPSAPQARKENGNRVVAKEENKKVKINDDNESSSAITDHENYGSIGDRGQRFNYITNIPIFTPNLAEFLCANQPCYNNYTTDPLFLSFSKYDLSTFCLGGED